Proteins from one Mycobacterium sp. EPa45 genomic window:
- a CDS encoding acyl-CoA dehydrogenase has protein sequence MSHYKSNVRDQVFNLFEVFGFDKALGEGEYSDLDADTVQEMLGEMARLAEGPLAASFTDGDRNPPVFDPESHTVTLPEPFKKSVKAFIDAGWDKVGLDEALGGMPMPKTLVWALHEHVLGANPAVWMYAGGAGFAQIVYNLGTEEQKKWAIKAAERGWGSTMVLTEPDAGSDVGAGRTKAVKQDDGSWHIDGVKRFITSADSDDLFENILHLVLARPEGAGPGTKGLSLFIVPKYHFDFETGEPGERNGVFVTNVEHKMGLKVSATCELTFGQHGIPAKGWLVGEVHEGIAQMFDVIEQARMMVGTKAIATLSTGYLNALEYAKERVQGADLTQMTDKTAPRVTITHHPDVRRSLMTQKAYAEGLRALYLYTSTYQDAAVAKDVQGVEADLAVRVNDLLLPIVKGVGSEQAYAKLTESLQTFGGSGFLQDYPVEQYIRDAKIDSLYEGTTAIQAQDFFFRKIVRDKGVALAHVAGQIESFISNESGNGRLKSERELLAKALEDVQAMAASMTANLMAAQEDAASIYKVGLASVRFLMSVGDLVIGWLLQRQAAVAIAALDAGATGADRSFYEGKIAVASFFAKNMLPLLTSTRQVIETLDNDIMELDEAAF, from the coding sequence ATGAGCCACTACAAGAGCAACGTCCGCGATCAGGTATTCAACCTGTTCGAGGTCTTCGGTTTCGACAAGGCCCTCGGCGAGGGTGAGTACAGCGATCTCGACGCCGACACCGTGCAGGAGATGCTCGGCGAGATGGCCCGGCTGGCCGAAGGCCCGCTGGCCGCGTCCTTCACCGACGGTGATCGCAACCCGCCGGTGTTCGACCCCGAGTCCCACACGGTGACCCTCCCCGAGCCCTTCAAGAAGTCGGTGAAGGCATTCATCGACGCCGGCTGGGACAAGGTCGGCCTCGACGAGGCGCTCGGCGGCATGCCGATGCCCAAGACCCTGGTCTGGGCCCTGCACGAGCACGTGCTCGGCGCCAACCCCGCGGTCTGGATGTACGCCGGCGGTGCCGGTTTCGCCCAGATCGTCTACAACCTCGGTACCGAGGAACAGAAGAAGTGGGCCATCAAGGCCGCCGAGCGCGGTTGGGGCTCGACCATGGTCCTCACCGAGCCGGACGCCGGCTCGGACGTCGGTGCCGGCCGCACCAAGGCCGTCAAGCAGGACGACGGCTCGTGGCACATCGACGGTGTGAAGCGGTTCATCACCTCCGCCGACTCCGACGACCTCTTCGAGAACATCCTGCATCTGGTACTGGCTCGCCCCGAGGGCGCCGGCCCGGGCACCAAGGGCCTGTCGCTGTTCATCGTGCCCAAGTACCACTTCGACTTCGAAACCGGCGAGCCCGGTGAGCGCAACGGCGTGTTCGTCACGAACGTCGAGCACAAGATGGGCCTCAAGGTTTCGGCCACGTGTGAGCTGACCTTCGGCCAGCACGGCATCCCGGCCAAGGGCTGGCTTGTCGGCGAAGTGCACGAAGGCATCGCGCAGATGTTCGACGTGATCGAACAGGCCCGAATGATGGTGGGCACCAAGGCTATTGCCACGCTGTCGACCGGCTATCTGAACGCGCTGGAGTACGCCAAGGAGCGCGTACAGGGTGCCGATCTGACGCAGATGACCGACAAGACGGCGCCGCGCGTCACGATCACCCACCACCCGGATGTTCGTCGCAGCCTGATGACCCAGAAGGCATATGCCGAGGGTCTGCGGGCGCTCTACCTCTACACCTCCACCTACCAGGACGCCGCGGTGGCCAAGGATGTGCAGGGTGTCGAGGCCGACCTCGCGGTCAGGGTCAACGACCTGCTGCTCCCGATCGTCAAGGGTGTCGGCTCCGAGCAGGCTTACGCCAAGCTCACCGAGAGCCTGCAGACCTTCGGTGGCTCCGGCTTCCTGCAGGACTACCCGGTCGAGCAGTACATCCGCGACGCGAAGATCGACTCCCTCTATGAAGGCACCACCGCCATCCAGGCGCAGGACTTCTTCTTCCGGAAGATCGTGCGCGACAAGGGTGTAGCGCTGGCGCACGTGGCGGGCCAGATCGAGTCCTTCATCTCCAACGAATCAGGCAACGGCCGCCTGAAGTCGGAGCGCGAGCTGCTGGCCAAGGCGCTCGAGGACGTCCAGGCCATGGCCGCCTCGATGACCGCCAACCTGATGGCCGCGCAGGAGGATGCCGCCAGCATCTACAAGGTTGGGCTGGCCTCCGTCCGGTTCCTGATGAGCGTCGGCGACCTCGTCATCGGCTGGCTTCTGCAGCGTCAGGCCGCGGTTGCGATCGCCGCGCTCGATGCCGGCGCGACCGGTGCCGACCGCTCGTTCTACGAGGGCAAGATCGCGGTCGCGTCGTTCTTCGCGAAGAACATGCTGCCGCTGCTGACCAGCACCCGTCAGGTGATCGAGACGCTGGACAACGACATCATGGAGCTCGACGAAGCCGCCTTCTGA
- a CDS encoding acetyl-CoA C-acetyltransferase has protein sequence MGGYTPPKPNPKGKIDVASTTGNSRRVAVIGGNRIPFARSDGAYAEASNQDMFTAALGGLVNRFDLAGERLGAVIGGAVLKHSRDFNLMRESVLGSQLSPYTPAIDLQQACGTGLQAAIAAADGIAAGRYEAAAAGGVDTTSDAPIGLGEELRRTLLGLRRSKSNVDRLKLVGKLPASLGIEIPTNGEPRTGLSMGEHAAITAKKMGIKRVDQDELAAASHRNMAAAYDAGFFDDLVSPFLGLYRDNNLRADSSAEKLAKLKPVFGVRNGDATMTAGNSTPLTDGASVVLLASEEWATSHSLTPLAYFVDSETAAVDYVNGSDGLLMAPTYAVPRLLARNGLTLQDFDFYEIHEAFASVVLAHLQAWESEEYCKERLGLDAALGAIDRSKLNVNGSSLAAGHPFAATGGRIVAQLAKQLAAKRKETGQPVRGLISICAAGGQGVTAILEA, from the coding sequence ATGGGTGGGTATACCCCTCCCAAACCGAACCCAAAGGGGAAGATTGACGTGGCCTCTACCACTGGAAACAGCCGCCGGGTCGCCGTGATCGGCGGCAACCGCATTCCGTTCGCCCGATCCGACGGTGCCTATGCCGAAGCCTCCAATCAGGACATGTTCACTGCGGCCCTCGGCGGTTTGGTGAACCGGTTCGACCTGGCCGGCGAGCGGCTCGGCGCGGTGATCGGCGGCGCGGTGCTCAAGCACAGCCGCGACTTCAACCTCATGCGCGAAAGCGTGCTCGGCAGTCAGCTCTCGCCCTACACCCCGGCGATCGATCTGCAGCAGGCTTGCGGCACGGGTCTGCAGGCAGCCATCGCCGCTGCTGACGGGATTGCCGCCGGACGCTACGAGGCGGCCGCTGCCGGCGGGGTGGATACCACCTCCGACGCCCCGATCGGCCTCGGCGAGGAATTGCGTCGAACCCTGCTCGGCCTGCGCCGGTCCAAGTCCAACGTCGACAGGCTCAAGCTGGTCGGCAAGCTGCCCGCGTCCCTGGGCATCGAGATCCCGACGAACGGGGAGCCGCGCACGGGGCTGTCAATGGGGGAGCATGCCGCCATCACCGCCAAGAAGATGGGCATCAAACGCGTCGATCAGGACGAGCTGGCCGCTGCCAGCCACCGCAACATGGCCGCCGCGTACGACGCCGGCTTCTTCGACGACCTCGTCAGCCCCTTCCTCGGGTTGTACCGGGACAACAATCTGCGGGCCGACTCCAGCGCCGAGAAGCTGGCCAAGCTCAAGCCGGTGTTCGGTGTTCGCAACGGCGACGCCACCATGACGGCGGGCAACTCGACTCCCCTGACCGATGGCGCATCGGTGGTACTGCTCGCCAGCGAGGAGTGGGCAACATCACACTCGTTGACTCCGCTGGCCTACTTCGTCGACTCGGAGACGGCCGCGGTCGACTACGTCAACGGCTCCGACGGCCTGCTGATGGCACCGACCTATGCGGTGCCCAGATTGCTCGCCCGCAATGGCCTGACCTTGCAAGACTTCGATTTCTACGAGATTCACGAGGCGTTCGCATCGGTGGTCCTGGCCCATCTGCAGGCCTGGGAATCCGAGGAGTACTGCAAGGAGCGCCTCGGTCTGGACGCGGCGCTCGGGGCGATCGACCGCTCCAAGCTCAACGTCAACGGATCCTCGCTGGCTGCCGGCCATCCGTTCGCCGCGACCGGCGGTCGAATCGTGGCCCAGCTGGCAAAACAGCTGGCAGCGAAGCGTAAAGAGACTGGTCAGCCGGTGCGCGGGCTCATCTCGATCTGTGCCGCGGGCGGCCAGGGCGTGACCGCGATCCTCGAGGCGTAG
- a CDS encoding S9 family peptidase codes for MLDSNEAISGHPAPTGRKSGNAVPLANIVAPFTKTAGYYARSWGAYLDGEGGELPVARPTLALATHALRDEIVLVGLRLRRPLSDAAVYDRINSEVLKAIDFYGKRGWLTRPEGFFARPAAPTDVKIRSFGRGNRKHERLSFDSGYTPYSREPGRQRWLSYTGNQREYALMLRHSEPRPWLVCVHGTEMGRANLDLTLFRAWHLHEAFGLNVVLPVLPMHGPRAKGLPKGAVFPGEDVMDDVHATAQAVWDIRRVLAWIRLQQPDAKIGVNGISLGGYIAALVASLDEDLTCAILGVPPANLVSILGRHAGLSPDDPRHLTLELAEPIGNMISPLSMRPKVAPEGRFIYAGVADRIVHPREQVLGLWEHWGRPNIGWYRGGHTGFFQARPVQQFVDAALVQSGLVDRG; via the coding sequence ATGCTTGACAGCAACGAAGCGATTTCCGGGCATCCCGCGCCGACCGGCAGAAAATCGGGCAACGCGGTACCTCTGGCGAATATTGTCGCGCCGTTCACGAAAACCGCTGGATACTACGCTCGTTCATGGGGCGCGTACCTCGACGGGGAGGGTGGTGAGTTGCCCGTCGCCCGGCCCACGCTCGCGCTGGCCACCCACGCACTGCGCGACGAAATAGTGCTGGTCGGCCTGCGCCTGCGCCGCCCGCTGAGCGACGCCGCGGTCTACGACCGGATCAACTCCGAAGTCCTCAAGGCTATCGACTTCTACGGCAAGCGGGGCTGGCTCACTCGGCCGGAAGGCTTCTTCGCTCGCCCCGCTGCGCCGACCGACGTCAAGATCCGGTCCTTCGGCCGCGGCAACCGCAAGCACGAGCGGCTGTCGTTCGACAGCGGTTACACGCCTTACTCCCGGGAACCCGGCCGCCAGCGCTGGCTCAGCTATACCGGAAATCAGCGCGAGTACGCGCTGATGCTGCGCCACAGCGAGCCCCGTCCGTGGCTGGTGTGCGTGCACGGCACCGAGATGGGCCGCGCCAATCTAGACCTCACGCTGTTTCGGGCATGGCACCTGCACGAGGCCTTTGGCCTCAACGTCGTACTGCCCGTTCTGCCCATGCACGGCCCGCGCGCCAAGGGACTGCCCAAGGGTGCAGTGTTCCCGGGCGAGGATGTGATGGACGACGTCCACGCCACCGCGCAGGCGGTGTGGGACATCCGGCGGGTGCTGGCCTGGATCCGGCTCCAACAGCCCGACGCCAAGATCGGCGTGAACGGCATCTCGCTGGGCGGCTACATCGCGGCCTTGGTCGCCAGCCTCGACGAGGATCTGACATGCGCCATCCTGGGCGTGCCGCCGGCCAACCTGGTATCGATCCTGGGCCGCCACGCCGGACTGAGCCCCGACGATCCGCGGCACCTCACGCTGGAACTGGCTGAACCGATCGGCAACATGATCTCGCCACTGTCGATGCGGCCGAAGGTGGCACCGGAGGGCCGGTTCATCTATGCCGGTGTCGCCGACCGGATCGTGCACCCGCGCGAACAGGTGCTGGGATTGTGGGAGCACTGGGGACGGCCGAACATCGGCTGGTACCGCGGTGGGCATACCGGGTTCTTCCAGGCCCGTCCGGTCCAACAGTTCGTGGACGCCGCACTCGTGCAGTCGGGGCTGGTGGATCGGGGATAG